From a single Aquarana catesbeiana isolate 2022-GZ linkage group LG09, ASM4218655v1, whole genome shotgun sequence genomic region:
- the PIGV gene encoding GPI mannosyltransferase 2, translated as MRGSRDPFVHEIIRFSLSCRGLTLIMQVLFNLLIPDHTADAFSPPRPPPSSLGDHIAELLLRGLGRWDAEHFLFIAEHGYVYEHNMAFFPLLPMVITGLAQGPLLPLAGVLTLRSRLLLSSALLNCACSTLAAVSLYLLGCVTLQSRRTAFLAALLFCMSPISIFMTVAYSESLFALATFSGLWHLQKNRLLAGSVLLSLATAARSNGLVNAGFLIHSGMKVFLQQSGCCRPLMKRLCGILLMILPFAVFQGYSYYRFCFPSYGEGHLPEELIQLAKDKGYRVRGEPIPAWCSYHFPLVYSHIQSEYWGVGLFRYFQLRQLPNFFLAAPVIFLGICATFKYISSNMELCSTLGLWDVRKKDSYGFYGPRVFVYVAQLSFLAAFGALCMHVQVVTRLLFSSCPVLFWFCSHIIEENEPWIWGLQRNKEASNPAMRLLRAWDSLRTRTRILLGYFLGYWVIGTALHVNFLPWT; from the exons ATGAGGGGGAGCCGTGACCCGTTTGTGCATGAGATCATACGCTTCTCTTTGTCGTGTCGTGGGCTCACATTGATAATGCAG GTTTTGTTCAATCTCCTGATACCAGACCACACCGCTGACGCCTTTTCTCCACCACGACCACCTCCAAGTTCTCTTGGTGACCACATAGCAGAGCTCCTTCTGAGAGGTTTGGGACGCTGGGATGCAGAACACTTTCTGTTCATAGCGGAACATGGCTATGTATATGAACACAACATGGCTTTCTTCCCACTGCTCCCAATGGTTATCACAGGGCTGGCACAAGGGCCTCTTCTGCCcctggcaggggttctaaccctgAGGAGTCGGTTGCTGCTTTCCTCTGCTCTCCTAAACTGTGCTTGCTCAACCCTGGCTGCGGTTTCTTTGTACCTTCTGGGATGTGTGACTCTTCAGTCTCGACGTACGGCCTTCCTGGCTGCACTTTTATTTTGTATGAGTCCTATATCAATCTTCATGACTGTTGCCTATTCAGAGAGCCTGTTTGCCCTGGCCACGTTTAGTGGTTTGTGGCATTTGCAAAAGAATCGATTGCTAGCTGGCAGTGTGCTTCTCTCGCTAGCCACAGCGGCCCGTTCCAATGGACTGGTGAATGCTGGCTTCCTGATACACTCTGGAATGAAAGTATTTTTACAGCAGAGCGGTTGTTGTAGGCCATTGATGAAAAGACTGTGTGGAATTTTGTTAATGATTCTACCCTTTGCTGTTTTCCAAGGTTACTCTTATTATAGATTTTGCTTCCCGTCCTATGGAGAAGGTCACCTACCTGAAGAACTCATACAACTAGCAAAAGACAAGGGATACCGAGTGCGTGGAGAGCCAATTCCTGCCTGGTGCTCATACCATTTTCCACTGGTGTATTCCCATATTCAAAGTGAATACTGGGGTGTTGGACTCTTCCGCTACTTCCAGCTACGGCAGTTGCCCAACTTCTTCTTGGCCGCCCCAGTCATATTTCTTGGAATCTGTGCAACATTCAAATATATTTCCTCTAACATGGAACTCTGCAGCACTCTGGGGTTATGGGATGTGCGGAAAAAGGACAGTTATGGATTCTACGGACCTCGGGTGTTTGTCTATGTGGCTCAGCTCTCCTTCTTGGCAGCATTCGGAGCTCTGTGCATGCATGTGCAG GTTGTCACCCGACTGCTCTTCTCTTCCTGTCCAGTGCTTTTCTGGTTTTGCTCTCATATAATTGAGGAGAACGAGCCTTGGATATGGGGCCTGCAGAGAAATAAGGAGGCTTCCAATCCAGCTATGCGCCTGCTCAGGGCCTGGGACTCGCTGCGAACACGGACACGGATTCTGCTGGGCTATTTCTTAGGGTACTGGGTGATTGGGACAGCCTTACATGTCAATTTCCTCCCATGGACGTAA